TGATAGATTAAACAAAGATAATATCCGTTGTGTTGTTTTGACAAAAGGGATTTACCCGCAAGTTTTGATTGATACTAGAAGATATGGCAAAAATAACGAATATGGAACTACCATAGTTTCTTTAGATGAAAAATTTAAAAAAAGATTTGAACCTTATTCTGCTCTTTACGAAGAAAGAATCAAATCATTAGAATATTTACACAACAAAGGATTAAAGACTTGGGTTAGCATGGAGCCATATCCAACGCCAAATCTAATACAACAGGATTTACGAAAAATTTTAAACAAAATTACCTTTGTAGATAAAATTATTTTCGGAAAGCTAAACTATAACGTTAAATCAAGTAAATTTGGAGCAAACAGAGATTTTTATCAAAAATGTGCTGAGATAGTAATTGAATTCTGCAAAAATAATAACATTGAATATCATATTAAATACGGTACTCAAAAGAAAGACGACATAAAAACAGAAAAGATTTTTGTAAAAAATATCAAAGAAGATTTGAAATATATAAATCAAAACACTCTATCATTAATCAAGGCAAATATATAGGACATCAAAACATCAGCAAATTTGTTAACTGGTTTCTATAATCCAAAATTTTATCCTTTTCTTTCCATTTTAAAAATCTACAGTCATAAACCTATAGTCTAACGTCATAAGTCTTTTGTACAATTCCCCCAATATGCTAAAATATCCAAACATTGCCGAGGTGGCGGAACTGGTAGACGCGCATGGTTGAGGGCCATGTCCTTGTAAGAGGATGGGGGTTCAAGTCCCCCCCTCGGCACCCCGTTAGAGATTAAGTGAAATAGTTTTATATAGTTCGTCCAGAGTAAAAAAGGTTACGGCGTATACACGCTCAATTTATAATTTGCGGTCGCCACAGATACAGTGGCGACCTATCTCTAACGGGGTAAACCCTCTATCTTATATCCAAAAAAAATGAAACTTTCCGATTTTAATTACGAACTTCCAAAAGAATTTATTGCGCAAGAACCTGTAACGCCAAGAGACAGTTCCAAGTTAATGGTTGTTGACAGAAAAAACAAAACTATCCAGCATAAAGTCTTTAGCGATATAGGTGATTTTCTTAATAAAGGCGACCTATTAGTAATAAATGATGCGAAAGTATTTCCCGCGCGACTTTTAGGTAAAAAAGAGATAACAGGCGGTAAAGTAAATATTCTGCTTGTTGACCCCGCCCCTTGTTCCGAGGGACAGGTTTTTACAAGGGGCGGGGTGAATACCAATCGGTGGAAGTGTCTTGTTCAGGGTTCGGGTAGAATAAAAAAAGGCCTTCGGATGATATTCGGCGAAGGCAGGTTAAAAGGTGAAATAGAGGATTCTAACGAGGGAATATATACTGTAAATTTTGAGTATGAAGGAAATTTTAGGGAAATTTTAAATGATGTAGGAGAAGCGCCCATACCCCCGTATATTACAAAGAGAACTGATACTTCGGAAGAAAGATATCAGACTGTTTATGCCAAAAAAGAGGGGGCTATAGCGGCGCCTACAGCAGGTTTTCATTTTACGAAAGAATTGCTTGAAAGGCTGAAAGCCAAAGGGATATCGGTTGCGACGATAACACTTATAGTTGGCAGAGGCACTTTTAATCCCATAAAAACAGAAATCTTAGAAGAACATGTAATGGATGAGGAATATTTCGAGTTAAGAAACGAGGAGATAGAGAAAATAAACAGGCAATTAGCAATAAAGGGAAGAATAGTTGCTGTGGGAACTACAAGTGTAAGAACTCTCGAAAGCGCATTTAAGAATGGCAAAATAAGCAAAAATATGGGAAAAACTTCGCTCTTTATTTATCCGGGTTATAAATTCGAAACTATAGATACGCTTATTACTAATTTTCATCTTCCCAAATCAACTTTACTATTGTTAACTTGCGCTTTTGGCGGAAGAGAACTGAT
Above is a window of bacterium DNA encoding:
- a CDS encoding radical SAM protein; its protein translation is MRSIKRKSLLYQSGVEYADFCINHVEGCAHGCRFPCYAMMMKKRCGIIKDYEEWLQPKIVVNALELLNKEIPKYKHKIKFVHLCFSTDPFMCKYPEVSDLTLKIIDRLNKDNIRCVVLTKGIYPQVLIDTRRYGKNNEYGTTIVSLDEKFKKRFEPYSALYEERIKSLEYLHNKGLKTWVSMEPYPTPNLIQQDLRKILNKITFVDKIIFGKLNYNVKSSKFGANRDFYQKCAEIVIEFCKNNNIEYHIKYGTQKKDDIKTEKIFVKNIKEDLKYINQNTLSLIKANI
- the queA gene encoding tRNA preQ1(34) S-adenosylmethionine ribosyltransferase-isomerase QueA, which translates into the protein MKLSDFNYELPKEFIAQEPVTPRDSSKLMVVDRKNKTIQHKVFSDIGDFLNKGDLLVINDAKVFPARLLGKKEITGGKVNILLVDPAPCSEGQVFTRGGVNTNRWKCLVQGSGRIKKGLRMIFGEGRLKGEIEDSNEGIYTVNFEYEGNFREILNDVGEAPIPPYITKRTDTSEERYQTVYAKKEGAIAAPTAGFHFTKELLERLKAKGISVATITLIVGRGTFNPIKTEILEEHVMDEEYFELRNEEIEKINRQLAIKGRIVAVGTTSVRTLESAFKNGKISKNMGKTSLFIYPGYKFETIDTLITNFHLPKSTLLLLTCAFGGRELILRAYQEAIKKNYRFYSFGDAMLII